A window of the Trichoderma asperellum chromosome 6, complete sequence genome harbors these coding sequences:
- the CYA4 gene encoding Cytochrome c oxidase polypeptide 5, mitochondrial (TransMembrane:1 (o96-118i)~BUSCO:EOG092D4D41), with protein sequence MLRSMVLRGNALTQSTRLASRAMSTQALSNPTLSNIEKRWEGMPLQEQADLWMALRDRMKGNWKELTLQEKKAAYWIAFGPHGPRTVDPPGTGARVAWGVVIGLASSLALFAGIRLAAKPAPHTMNKEWQEATNEILKAQGADPLTGISSPGYSGKGVVQSPPKQ encoded by the exons ATGCTTCGCTCCATGGTCCTGCGAGGCAATGCCTTGACGCAGAGCACCCGGCTGGCGTCCCGAGCCATGTCCACCCAGGCCCTGTCCAACCCGACCCTCAGCAACATCGAGAAGCGATGGGAGGGAATGCCTCTCCAGGAGCAGGCCGACCTGTGGATGGCCCTGCGCGACCGCATGAAGGGCAACTGGAAGGAGTTGACCctgcaggagaagaaggccg CATACTGGATTGCTTTCGGCCCTCACGGCCCCCGTACCGTTGACCCTCCCGGAACTGGTGCCCGCGTTGCCTGGGGCGTTGTCATCGGCCTGGCTTCCAGTCTCGCTCTCTTCGCCGGTATCCGACTGGCTGCTAAGCCTGCACCTCACACCATGAACAAGGAGTGGCAGGAGGCCACCAACGAGATCCTCAAG GCTCAAGGCGCGGATCCCCTCACTGGTATCTCCTCTCCCGGATACAGCGGCAAGGGTGTTGTTCAGTCTCCTCCTAAacagtaa
- a CDS encoding uncharacterized protein (EggNog:ENOG41~TransMembrane:1 (o260-280i)): MAETPLNNSSSAPAPAPEVKDDIPPKPYHAKRPHKKSRSGCQNCKARKVKCDESRPTCRSCKLRQADCVYLYPQKTQQSVEAPPSQQSSAQLKSATASSTSIADIASASSVLFSAPVLALADKYNGQAPMIPTELLLLPTGIDTSDMKALWFYATQTCGSFSTMANEGHRSIMRSLLVRYGSESPFLMDTIFALSSSHMLHLNQQFDAQRALTYRVRSLAGYRKAIEEANPVDYPALLANSLLLTALSSQNFREADSKDLYILDWLVVWKGIILVINLVSKSTFLESGMRTLFSRPLIDLEKSASFIPEKLLAMVSAIQPGDLDYPFKEAYDQTLKYLGSLYMDLAEGPSSLMSLRVITIFTFVPREFIDIARSLQPRALVILAYFATFFKLVQSDVWWLEGIGDRTIRDICKYITLEWFDYMRVPFMALDIHSSIELARVILGDTESVSPQKYHLIDYAALQLS, encoded by the coding sequence ATGGCTGAGACACCGcttaataatagtagttcAGCTcccgctccagctccagaagTGAAAGATGACATACCGCCCAAGCCTTACCATGCGAAGCGCCCTCACAAGAAGTCCCGGTCCGGCTGCCAGAACTGCAAGGCGCGCAAGGTCAAGTGCGACGAATCGAGACCAACCTGTCGGTCATGCAAGCTGAGGCAGGCCGACTGCGTCTATCTGTACCCTCAGAAGACGCAGCAGTCTGTAGAGGCGCCTCCATCGCAACAATCATCGGCGCAGCTCAAGTCTGCAACCGCTTCCTCGACTAGCATCGCCGATATAGCCTCAGCGTCGTCCGTCTTGTTTTCGGCGCCTGTACTTGCATTGGCGGATAAATACAATGGCCAAGCGCCCATGATACCCACCGAactgctcctcctcccgaCCGGAATCGACACGTCAGATATGAAGGCCCTCTGGTTCTATGCGACTCAGACATGCGGTTCCTTCTCTACAATGGCCAATGAGGGGCACAGGTCAATCATGAGAAGCCTGCTGGTTCGCTACGGATCCGAGTCGCCTTTTCTGATGGACACCATCTTCGCCCTTTCTAGTTCACACATGCTGCATTTGAACCAGCAGTTCGATGCGCAGCGTGCCCTGACATATCGCGTCAGGTCCCTGGCAGGATATCGCAAGGCAATCGAGGAAGCCAACCCGGTAGACTATCCTGCCCTGCTGGCAAACTCTCTGCTTTTAACAGCACTATCGTCTCAGAATTTCAGAGAAGCTGATAGCAAAGACCTGTATATTCTCGACTGGCTTGTCGTATGGAAAGGCATCATCCTCGTAATCAACCTTGTCTCCAAGTCTACCTTTCTTGAATCTGGCATGAGGACTCTATTCAGCCGACCGCTTATAGATCTTGAGAAATCTGCCTCCTTCATCCCTGAGAAGCTTCTCGCCATGGTTTCCGCCATCCAGCCGGGTGATCTCGACTACCCCTTCAAAGAAGCCTATGACCAGACGTTGAAATATCTGGGGAGTTTATATATGGACTTAGCAGAAGGCCCCTCAAGTTTGATGAGTCTAAGAGTCATAACGATCTTTACCTTTGTCCCTAGGGAGTTCATTGATATCGCTCGCAGTTTACAGCCGCGCGCTTTGGTGATTCTTGCTTACTTTGCAACCTTCTTCAAGCTAGTTCAGTCTGATGTTTGGTGGCTAGAAGGCATTGGAGACCGCACAATACGGGACATTTGCAAATACATTACCCTGGAATGGTTTGACTATATGCGAGTCCCTTTCATGGCTCTTGATATACATAGCAGCATAGAGCTGGCTAGGGTCATACTCGGAGATACGGAGAGCGTTTCGCCTCAAAAGTACCATCTCATAGACTATGCTGCTCTGCAGCTAAGCTGA
- the ATP2 gene encoding atp2, beta subunit of the F1 sector of mitochondrial F1F0 ATP synthase produces MFKSGISSLARAARPSFAARRALRPASLRLPSAIRLASTQSVGDGKIHQVIGAVVDVKFDTAKLPPILNALETTNNNQKLVLEVAQHLGENVVRCIAMDGTEGLVRGAKASDTGAPITIPVGPATLGRILNVTGDPIDERGPVKTDKFLPIHADPPSFTDQSTSAEILVTGIKVVDLLAPYARGGKIGLFGGAGVGKTVFIQELINNIAKAHGGYSVFTGVGERTREGNDLYHEMQETSVIQLDGESKVALVFGQMNEPPGARARVALTGLTIAEYFRDQEGQDVLLFIDNIFRFTQAGSEVSALLGRIPSAVGYQPTLAVDMGGMQERITTTKKGSITSVQAVYVPADDLTDPAPATTFAHLDATTVLSRGISELGIYPAVDPLDSTSRMLDPRIVGQEHYNTATRVQQILQEYKGLQDIIAILGMDELSEADKLTVERARKIQRFLSQPFTVAQVFTGIEGALVDLKDTIASFKAILNGEGDNLPEAAFYMVGDLASAKAKGEKILAELEKN; encoded by the exons ATGTTCAAGAG CGGCATTTCGTCCCTCGCCAGGGCTGCCCGCCCATCCTTTGCCGCTCGACGAGCTCTCCGACCAGCCTCTCTCCGACTCCCCTCCGCCATCAGGCTCGCCAGCACCCAGAGCGTCGGAGATGGCAAGATCCACCAG GTTATTGGTGCCGTCGTCGACG TCAAGTTCGACACTGCTAAGCTGCCTCCTATCCTGAACGCCCTGGAGACCACCAACAACAACCAGAAGCTGGTCCTCGAGGTTGCT CAACACTTGGGTGAAAATGTTGTTCGTTGCATTGCTATGGACG GTACCGAGGGTCTCGTCCGTGGCGCCAAGGCCTCTGACACTGGTGCTCCCATTACCATTCCCGTCGGCCCTGCCACTCTTGGTCGTATCCTGAACGTCACTGGTGACCCCATTGACGAGCGAGGACCTGTCAAGACTGACAAGTTCCTGCCCATTCACGCCGACCCCCCCTCTTTCACTGACCAGTCCACCTCTGCCGAGATTCTGGTCACTGGTATCAAGGTCGTCGATCTGCTCGCTCCCTACGCTCGTGGTGGAAAGATTGGTCTCTTCGGTGGTGCTGGTGTCGGCAAGACCGTCTTCATTCAGGAGCTGATCAACAACATCGCCAAGGCTCACGGTGGTTACTCTGTCTTCACCGGTGTCGGCGAGCGTACTCGTGAGGGTAACGATCTGTACCACGAAATGCAGGAGACCTCCGTCATTCAGCTTGATGGCGAGTCCAAGGTCGCTCTGGTCTTCGGTCAGATGAACGAGCCCCCGGGAGCCCGTGCCCGTGTTGCCCTGACTGGTTTGACCATTGCCGAGTACTTCCGTGACCAGGAAGGCCAGGATG TCTTGCTCTTCATTGACAACATTTTCCGATTCACCCAGGCCGGTTCTGAGGTGTCTGCTCTGCTGGGTCGTATTCCCTCTGCCGTCGGTTACCAGCCCACTCTCGCCGTCGACATGGGTGGTATGCAGGAGCgaatcaccaccaccaagaaGGGTTCCATTACCTCCGTCCAGGCTGTCTACGTCCCTGCTGACGATTTGACTGATCCTGCCCCCGCCACCACCTTCGCTCACTTGGACGCCACCACTGTCTTGTCCCGTGGTATCTCCGAGTTGGGTATCTACCCCGCTGTCGACCCTCTTGACTCAACATCCCGTATGCTTGACCCCCGTATCGTTGGCCAGGAGCACTACAACACCGCCACCCGTGTCCAGCAGATTCTCCAGGAGTACAAGGGTCTCCAGGATATCATTGCCATTCTGGGTATGGACGAACTTTCTGAGGCCGACAAGCTTACCGTCGAGCGTGCCCGAAAGATCCAGCGTTTCCTCAGCCAGCCTTTCACCGTCGCCCAGGTTTTCACTGGTATCGAGGGTGCTCTCGTTGACCTCAAGGACACCATTGCCTCcttcaaggccatcctcAACGGTGAGGGTGACAACCTGCCTGAGGCTGCCTTCTACATGGTTGGTGACCTTGCTTCAGCCAAGGCTAAGGGTGAGAAGATTCTGGCGGAGTTGGAGAAGAACTAA
- a CDS encoding uncharacterized protein (TransMembrane:2 (o409-429i450-469o)): protein MENSLESSFFIERIIIMSNRGPPLPLDISAAKSWIPDAPDHFARRIEPVSPNLRKSRKNVTPESSIKWDQHTSPVAAKEAVLEAVGDDKSNSVTRAAKIPEIKDNNEAPVDGDVFTIGEQSPRIEAKDISPCVSDFGVEAADGGERRSAFDELSGANFWNDSDSGSERNALVCGNDTEADAVYASKSMASDSVDDFTGDSGCDVANFMVESITARNKDQYQSREPNTTHGDCRECMNMKEEIIQERVLMEEEMFQQRMLMEERIERERTHMEEQIEQERVHMEEQMAQKRTEMEEQIDQERIRMGEKLASLEKTIAELETQSIALTDKAAAYADACMNTETHEGQEADMNSPASLPSPSQLGLSPATSHPTPTLVARILGACLALSYECQSTSPMQIPYLFTEFIKSTFFRLVTPLCCLGNLVLLLQAYREKEIWMQANSSTRKHLLEQPGSESSIWGVLVIIGSLAVIS from the exons ATGGAAAATTCTTTGGAATCAAGCTTCTTTATTGAAAG GATCATAATTATGTCGAATCGTGGGCCCCCTCTTCCGCTGGACATTTCGGCAGCGAAAAGTTGGATCCCTGATGCACCTGACCATTTCGCTCGAAGGATTGAGCCAGTTTCCCCGAATCTACgcaaaagcagaaaaaatgTAACTCCTGAGTCTTCAATCAAATGGGATCAACATACAAGCCCTGTAGCAGCAAAGGAAGCTGTTTTGGAAGCTGTCGGTGATGATAAGAGCAATTCGGTGACACGAGCAGCTAAAATACCCGAAATCAAGGATAACAACGAAGCGCCAGTGGACGGCGATGTTTTCACCATCGGTGAGCAAAGCCCTAGGATTGAAGCCAAGGATATTTCTCCGTGTGTCTCAGATTTCGGCGTGGAGGCGGCAGATGGCGGCGAACGGCGCTCAGCCTTTGATGAACTTTCAGGTGCCAACTTCTGGAATGATAGCGACTCTGGGAGTGAACGCAATGCACTCGTCTGCGGAAACGACACTGAAGCTGATGCTGTGTACGCGAGCAAGTCTATGGCAAGTGATTCTGTCGATGACTTTACGGGTGATAGCGGATGTGATGTTGCAAATTTTATGGTCGAGTCTATCACCGCACGCAATAAAGACCAGTACCAGAGCCGAGAGCCAAATACTACCCATGGAGATTGTCGGGAATGTATGAATATGAAAGAGGAGATTATCCAAGAACGTGTACTCATGGAGGAAGAAATGTTTCAACAACGCATGCTCATGGAAGAGCGAATCGAACGAGAGCGCACACATATGGAAGAGCAGATCGAACAAGAACGCGTACATATGGAAGAGCAAATGGCCCAAAAACGCacagagatggaagagcaaATCGATCAAGAACGCATACGCATGGGAGAGAAATTGGCTTCCCTTGAAAAGACAATAGCAGAATTAGAGACCCAGAGCATAGCGCTCACGGATAAAGCAGCAGCCTATGCTGATGCTTGCATGAATACTGAAACGCACGAAGGGCAAGAGGCTGACATGAATAGCCCTGCATCactgccatcgccatctcagTTGGGGTTATCACCAGCAACTTCCCATCCCACGCCGACACTCGTAGCCCGGATTCTTGGGGCTTGCCTTGCTCTCTCCTATGAGTGTCAGTCGACATCACCAATGCAGATACCATACTTGTTCACAGAGTTCATAAAGAGTACATTTTTCCGCCTAGTAACTCCGCTTTGTTGCTTAGGAAATCTTGTTCTATTACTGCAAGCGTACAGGGAAAAGGAGATATGGATGCAGGCTAATTCTTCAACTAGGAAGCATCTCCTAGAGCAACCAGGCTCAGAATCATCAATATGGGGGGTGTTGGTTATAATAGGGAGCTTGGCAGTTATATCTTGA
- a CDS encoding uncharacterized protein (EggNog:ENOG41~BUSCO:EOG092D2PVH), translating into MSARRTDSPDSESDGSRQSRRQPARRESLVMRQREDTQAQSSTKRKRTDTTTSGGARNPQRAPEYTIDDDDNEDDSDSDDVYDPDQPLEERRKVQQGFRDLLRNITENSEEYLQGDSHGLHETILRANELSKQVRQTTEATIDSRLLVSTTDLSYRKTLRLTQGSLSQGIDADDFISKCITYMRSGGGIANDQSLELSSTQRQRRHTVHDRAHEDDSGDIGDEGDMMNWAHLGRFACLPYIRRPALPGFLLGPLSVEKKVRKAAKRSAPFRPNSLTETRPEILNVDDLAKRENDLTIICGKILQQLYRIQANAQETVADLITDDMEEDEKTRLMHEHGLRSTGGIDLMRFVVNPKSFGQTIENLFYVSFLIRDGRVEIDFDEDGLPALAPVDREGDDAGAVRQSTSKHQAILSMDMETWQDIIDTLGLKEPMIEHRQELSATGPGARGWYG; encoded by the exons ATGTCAGCCCGTCGTACAGATTCTCCAGATTCTGAGTCTGATGGCTCACGCCAGTCGCGCCGCCAACCGGCTCGTCGAGAGAGTTTGGTCAtgaggcagagagaagataCACAAGCGCAGTCCAGCACCAAGCGAAAGCGTACTGATACGACGACTTCTGGGGGCGCGCGGAATCCCCAGCGAGCGCCAGAATATACaatcgacgacgacgataaCGAGGACGATAGCGATTCAGATGATGTATATGATCCAGATCAACCattagaagaaagaagaaaagtccaGCAGGGATTTCGTGACCTTCTTCGAAACATCACGGAAAATAGCGAAGAATATCTACAAGGCGATTCTCATGGTCTGCACGAGACCATTTTGCGGGCCAACGAATTGTCCAAGCAAGTACGACAGACGACAGAAGCCACCATTGATTCACGGTTGCTTGTCAGCACAACCGACCTCTCGTACCGCAAGACCCTGCGACTCACTCAAGGCAGCCTGTCACAAGGAATCGACGCCGACGATTTCATTTCCAAGTGCATCACATATATGCGAAGTGGTGGAGGGATTGCCAATGACCAATCCCTAGAGCTTTCGAGCACCCAGAGACAACGACGGCACACTGTACATGATAGAGCGCATGAGGATGATAGCGGGGATATAGGAGATGAAGGAGACATGATGAACTGGGCCCACCTTGGCCGTTTCGCGTGCTTGCCATATATCAGGCGACCTGCGCTCCCTGGATTCCTTCTAGGCCCATTATCGGTCGAAAAGAAGGTGCGCAAGGCAGCAAAACGGAGTGCCCCGTTTCGTCCAAATAGCCTGACGGAGACGCGACCCGAAATACTCAATGTCGATGACCTCGCTAAGAGGGAGAATGATCTGACTATTATTTGCGGGAAGATACTTCAGCAGCTCTACAGGATCCAGGCCAATGCCCAAGAAACAGTCGCAGACTTGATCACAGATGATatggaggaagatgaaaagacTCGGCTAATGCACGAGCATGGGTTACGGAGCACAGGTGGTATTGACCTGATGAGATTTGTGGTCAATCCCAAGTCTTTTGGACAAACTATCGAGAATCTGTTCTATGTGAGCTTTCTTATTCGAGATGGAAGAGTGGAAATTGATTTCGACGAAGATGGGCTCCCCGCATTAG CACCGGTAGATCGAGAAGGAGACGATGCTGGGGCTGTTCGTCAGTCAACTTCTAAGCACCAGGCTATTCTATCCATGGACATGGAAACCTGGCAGGATATAATTGATACACTGGGCCTTAAAGAGCCCATGATCGAACATCGGCAGGAACTGTCTGCTACCGGCCCGGGGGCCAGAGGTTGGTATGGCTAG
- a CDS encoding uncharacterized protein (EggNog:ENOG41), producing MTGIASAPRYSADDFDTASVHSAAPSYVSEVPSYRSRTAHSEAPPSYAATAATTAAVARTSSRRDALRTQNSLPGRQTIGLPPLPPLASPSALNTHNYRIPTWSANNAPAARHYRNVAERRATDGWLQAAAAELIVGMRDSTINRQNDSSEAPPRPLEDPYLVGEQAAAEARRQRIAREVNESMLKEEDKQWDWMLAQMKTREERDRPWTRLRQEAAAQSRRRTLFGRIGGRLPR from the exons ATGACAGGAATAGCTTCCGCGCCTCGGTACAGCGCAGACGACTTTGATACAGCCTCAGTTCACTCTGCGGCTCCCTCCTATG TCTCAGAGGTGCCTTCATACCGCTCTCGGACGGCACATAGTGAGGCCCCTCCGTCATATGCGGCGACAGCTGCGACGACAGCTGCCGTAGCAAGGACGTCATCGCGGAGAGATGCTCTCAGGACACAGAATTCTTTGCCCGGGAGGCAGACAATTGGACTGCCACCGCTTCCACCGCTTGCCTCACCAAGCGCCCTGAACACTCACAATTACCGGATCCCTACATGGTCGGCCAATAACGCACCGGCAGCCCGTCACTATCGCAATGTGGCGGAGAGGCGAGCTACTGACGGATGGCtgcaggctgcagctgcagaattGATTGTTGGCATGCGAGACTCTACAATCAACCGACAAAATGATAGTAGCGAAGCTCCCCCTCGCCCATTAGAAGATCCATACTTGGTCGGTGAGCAAGCCGCCGCAGAAGCCCGCCGGCAAAGGATAGCCAGAGAGGTTAACGAGAGCATGttgaaagaagaggataaGCAATGGGACTGGATGCTGGCTCAGATGAAGACTCgggaagaaagagatagACCTTGGACTCGGCTTCGACAagaggcagcagctcaaAGCCGGCGGAGAACGTTATTCGGACGGATCGGTGGACGATTACCACGATGA
- the VMA11 gene encoding v-type proton ATPase 16 kDa proteolipid subunit 2 (TransMembrane:4 (o12-33i54-75o87-109i130-155o)) — protein sequence MESELAPKFAPFIGMGGIAAAMIFGSIGAAYGTAKSGIGIAGVGTFRPDLIMKCLIPVIMSGILAVYSLVIAVLIAEDLAAPSAKSYSLFTGFMHLGCGISVGMTGLAAGYCIGIVGDNGVRAFMAQSRIFVGMVLILIFGEVLGLYGLIVALLLNTKS from the exons ATGGAGTCGGAACTTGCTCCCAAATTTGCGCCCTTCATCGGGATG GGCGGCATTGCAGCTGCAATGATATTTGGAT CTATCGGTGCTGCCTATGGAACGGCTAAATCAGGCATCGGTATTGCCGGCGTTGGCACCTTTCGGCCGGATCTGATCATGAAG TGTCTGATTCCAGTGATCATGTCTGGTATCCTGGCAGTTTACTCGCTTGTTATTGCGGTCCTCATCGCAGAAGATCTCGCCGCCCCCTCAGCAAAGAGCTACAGTTTATTCAC AGGTTTTATGCACCTTGGCTGCGGCATATCTGTAGGAATGACCGGACTGGCAGCTGGATACTGCATTGGTATTGTTGGCGATAACGGTGTTCGTGCCTTCATGGCGCAGTCTAGGATATTCGTCGGCATGGTGTTAATTCTTATTTTTGGCGAAGTATTGGGTCTTTACGG GCTCATCGTTGCTCTTTTACTCAACACGAAGAGCTAA